Proteins encoded in a region of the Inquilinus sp. KBS0705 genome:
- a CDS encoding methyltransferase domain-containing protein: protein MKWNAELYDDKHSFVFQYGENVLELLNAKAGERILDLGCGTGYLTSQIQQQGGIVTGIDASPEMVTKAHETYPDVDFFVANGADFHFDQKFDAVFSNATLHWIKDADACIKCVYNALKPGGRFVAEMGGKGNMDQMIAATRAVLEKYGYNNVDAANPWYFPSTAGYATKLEAQGFRVTFTAHFDRPTLLQDGQDGVTKWLKMFGPSFFAEVPADKLDMILNEISQLLEPDYNNNGEWYADYKRLRFTAIKEI, encoded by the coding sequence ATGAAATGGAACGCCGAATTATATGATGATAAACACTCCTTCGTATTTCAATACGGAGAGAATGTATTGGAATTATTAAACGCCAAAGCAGGCGAGCGTATCCTTGACCTTGGCTGTGGCACAGGTTACTTAACCAGCCAGATACAGCAACAAGGCGGTATTGTTACCGGTATTGATGCATCGCCGGAGATGGTAACAAAGGCACATGAAACCTACCCCGATGTAGATTTTTTTGTGGCGAATGGTGCCGATTTCCACTTCGACCAAAAGTTTGACGCCGTGTTTAGCAACGCCACGCTACATTGGATAAAAGATGCTGATGCCTGCATAAAATGCGTGTATAACGCCCTTAAACCCGGTGGCCGCTTTGTAGCCGAAATGGGTGGCAAAGGCAATATGGATCAAATGATTGCAGCTACAAGGGCCGTGTTAGAAAAATATGGTTACAATAACGTAGATGCTGCAAATCCGTGGTATTTCCCTTCAACAGCCGGATACGCTACAAAGCTGGAGGCACAGGGATTCAGAGTAACCTTTACAGCTCATTTTGACCGCCCCACTTTGTTACAGGATGGGCAGGACGGTGTCACTAAATGGCTTAAAATGTTTGGCCCATCGTTTTTTGCAGAAGTACCTGCAGATAAATTAGATATGATATTAAACGAGATAAGCCAGCTATTAGAGCCGGATTACAACAACAACGGCGAATGGTATGCCGATTATAAGCGATTAAGATTTACAGCGATAAAAGAAATATAA
- the leuB gene encoding 3-isopropylmalate dehydrogenase: MKKHILVIPGDGIGPEVTTWGKAVLEAIGQDFGHEFTFDEALMGHAGIEATGEPLPDETLAKAKTSDAILFGAIGHIKYDNDPSAKVRPEQGLLKIRKELGLYANLRPIMLFDELLDASSLKPEILKGTDILFFRELTGDVYFGEKKRSEDRNTASDLMIYHRYEVERIAKKAYEAARVRGKRLCSVDKANVLEASRLWREVVQEIAKQYPDVETEHMFIDNAAMQLVKNPKKFDVVLTANLFGDILTDEASQIAGSMGMLASASIGDGTGFFEPIHGSAHDIAGQDKANPLASILSVALMLEISFGLKEEAKKITSAIDKTLKDGYRTGDIADANTDKGKILGTKAMGQKVLAYLRA, encoded by the coding sequence ATTAAAAAACACATATTAGTAATACCCGGCGATGGTATTGGCCCCGAGGTAACAACCTGGGGTAAAGCTGTATTAGAGGCAATAGGGCAAGATTTCGGCCATGAATTCACTTTTGATGAAGCCCTGATGGGCCATGCCGGAATTGAGGCCACTGGTGAACCTTTACCTGACGAAACACTGGCTAAAGCAAAAACAAGTGATGCTATTTTATTTGGCGCCATCGGGCATATTAAATACGATAACGATCCGTCTGCCAAGGTTAGGCCCGAGCAGGGATTACTAAAAATACGCAAAGAGCTTGGCCTATATGCCAACCTGCGCCCCATTATGCTTTTCGACGAGCTTTTAGATGCATCAAGCCTAAAGCCTGAGATATTAAAGGGTACAGATATCCTTTTCTTTCGCGAACTGACCGGTGATGTATACTTCGGCGAGAAAAAACGCAGCGAAGATCGTAATACCGCATCCGATCTAATGATCTATCATCGTTACGAAGTAGAACGTATTGCTAAAAAGGCTTATGAAGCTGCACGTGTTCGTGGCAAAAGGTTATGCTCGGTTGATAAGGCTAATGTATTAGAGGCATCGCGCTTATGGCGCGAGGTCGTTCAGGAGATAGCTAAACAATATCCTGATGTAGAAACAGAGCACATGTTTATTGATAACGCTGCTATGCAATTAGTTAAAAACCCTAAAAAGTTTGATGTTGTACTAACAGCTAATCTTTTTGGCGACATTTTAACTGATGAGGCATCGCAAATAGCAGGATCAATGGGCATGCTGGCCTCGGCATCAATAGGTGATGGTACAGGTTTCTTTGAACCTATACATGGTTCGGCACATGATATTGCAGGACAGGATAAAGCCAATCCGCTGGCTTCCATCCTATCAGTAGCATTAATGCTCGAGATAAGCTTTGGATTAAAAGAGGAAGCAAAAAAAATAACATCGGCAATTGATAAAACCCTTAAAGATGGTTACCGCACAGGTGATATTGCAGATGCAAATACCGATAAAGGAAAGATTTTAGGCACAAAGGCTATGGGGCAAAAAGTATTGGCTTATTTGCGTGCTTAA
- a CDS encoding methyltransferase domain-containing protein, which yields MNKEIKREGEGTAKLFDERSLEADYATLPPLLKQGWRVLDVGCGTGAISKGIALKLGSAGHVTGIDNTAYFIESGKSTYADVKNLYLIHTDLFAYEPQEKFDLIVAARVLQWLNNPLKAIIKLKSMLKPGGILSVLDYNHETLEWQPQPPVSMSRFYATFLRWRSDAGMSNQMADELGPLFNEAGLSDVEVLEANELYKKGEPNFLKKIGIWSSVAKSTQMVEEGYIDDTDRLQAIEDYNKWIESDAQLMIMKLKEVRGTNK from the coding sequence GTGAATAAAGAAATTAAAAGAGAAGGCGAAGGTACTGCTAAATTATTTGACGAACGCAGCCTTGAAGCTGACTATGCTACCCTGCCCCCTCTTTTAAAACAAGGTTGGCGTGTGTTAGATGTTGGCTGCGGCACAGGCGCTATCTCAAAAGGAATAGCACTAAAGTTAGGCTCGGCCGGGCATGTTACAGGTATTGATAATACGGCATATTTTATTGAAAGTGGGAAAAGCACCTATGCCGATGTTAAGAACCTTTACCTGATACATACCGACTTGTTTGCCTATGAGCCGCAAGAAAAATTTGATCTGATTGTAGCCGCAAGGGTTTTACAATGGCTAAACAACCCGTTAAAGGCTATAATTAAGCTTAAAAGCATGTTAAAGCCGGGTGGCATATTATCTGTTTTAGATTATAACCACGAAACCTTAGAATGGCAGCCACAACCGCCAGTAAGCATGAGTCGTTTTTACGCAACCTTTTTAAGGTGGCGAAGTGATGCGGGTATGAGCAACCAAATGGCTGACGAATTAGGGCCGCTATTTAATGAAGCAGGCTTAAGTGATGTAGAAGTGCTGGAAGCTAACGAGTTATACAAAAAAGGCGAGCCGAACTTTTTAAAGAAGATAGGCATTTGGTCGTCGGTAGCTAAATCAACCCAGATGGTTGAGGAAGGTTACATTGATGACACCGATCGTTTACAGGCAATTGAAGATTATAATAAATGGATTGAAAGCGACGCGCAACTGATGATAATGAAACTAAAAGAAGTGCGCGGGACTAACAAATAA
- the leuD gene encoding 3-isopropylmalate dehydratase small subunit, whose protein sequence is MATKIFKHIQTSVVPLPIENIDTDQIIPARFLKATTREGFGNNLFRDWRFDNEGNPKQDFVLNDPTFSGKILVAGKNFGCGSSREHAAWALADYGFDAVVSSFFADIFKGNALNNGLLPVQVSEDFLKKLFDAVFADPNAVIEIDLVDQFIKIVATGEQESFEVNPYKKACMTNGYDDIDYILSKKELIEEFEAK, encoded by the coding sequence ATGGCAACTAAAATTTTTAAACATATACAAACCAGCGTGGTGCCTTTACCTATCGAGAACATCGATACGGACCAGATCATCCCTGCTCGTTTTTTAAAGGCCACCACCCGCGAGGGTTTTGGCAATAACCTGTTTCGCGATTGGCGTTTTGATAACGAAGGCAACCCTAAACAGGATTTTGTACTTAACGACCCAACTTTCAGCGGTAAAATACTGGTTGCGGGTAAAAACTTTGGTTGTGGCAGCAGTCGCGAACATGCCGCCTGGGCCCTTGCCGATTATGGCTTTGATGCTGTAGTAAGCAGCTTTTTTGCCGATATTTTTAAAGGCAATGCCTTAAACAATGGCTTATTACCGGTACAGGTAAGCGAAGACTTTTTGAAAAAGCTATTTGACGCAGTTTTCGCGGATCCAAATGCTGTGATAGAGATTGACCTGGTAGACCAGTTCATTAAAATCGTAGCTACAGGCGAGCAGGAAAGCTTTGAGGTAAATCCTTACAAAAAAGCTTGTATGACAAATGGTTATGATGATATCGACTATATATTGAGTAAAAAAGAGTTGATAGAGGAATTTGAGGCCAAATAA
- a CDS encoding antibiotic biosynthesis monooxygenase yields MILEVAILNVIPGLEDDFLKAFEQAQPIISSMAGYASHQLKRCLENASRFILLVEWQKLTDHTVGFRQSKEYQEWKALLHHFYNPFPTVEHYESVNYGN; encoded by the coding sequence ATGATATTAGAAGTAGCCATACTAAATGTGATTCCGGGCCTTGAGGATGACTTTTTGAAAGCATTTGAGCAAGCCCAGCCTATCATATCAAGTATGGCGGGCTATGCATCGCATCAATTAAAAAGATGCTTAGAGAATGCAAGCCGTTTTATACTACTGGTTGAATGGCAGAAACTTACAGATCATACAGTAGGCTTCAGGCAATCTAAAGAATATCAGGAATGGAAAGCGTTGTTACATCATTTTTACAACCCATTCCCCACTGTTGAACATTACGAAAGTGTAAATTATGGCAACTAA
- the leuC gene encoding 3-isopropylmalate dehydratase large subunit, whose product MGQTLFDKIWDAHVVSSNEGFPDILYIDTHFIHEVTSPQAFDGLRARGLPVFRPKQTVATADHNVPTWDQHLPIKEELSRYQVDMLTKNCAEFGIELYGLGHPFQGIVHVIGPELGITRPGGTYVCGDSHTSTHGAFGAIAFGIGTSQVEQVMATQCLLQSRPKRMKIEVNGKLQKGVGAKDIILYIISQISAAGGTGYAVEYAGNTIRSLSMEGRMTICNMSIEMGARCGLIAPDETTINYVKGREFAPKGEEWDKAVAYWQTLYSDEDASFDSVLSFKAEDIEPMITYGTNPGMGIGVTQHVPKTASFEQKEQGSYKKALDYMGLQDDEQLLGKPIDYVFIGSCTNSRIEDLREVAQFVKGKHKADNVTVWVVPGSKQVQEQAIREGLDKIFDAAGFPLREPGCSACLGMNEDKIPAGKYCVSTSNRNFEGRQGPNSRTFLASPLTAAASAVTGVVTDIRTFLAEE is encoded by the coding sequence ATGGGACAGACATTATTCGACAAGATTTGGGATGCACACGTCGTCAGTAGCAACGAGGGTTTTCCTGATATTTTATACATCGATACGCATTTTATACACGAGGTAACCAGTCCGCAGGCATTTGATGGCTTGCGCGCCAGAGGGTTACCGGTTTTCAGGCCAAAACAAACCGTTGCCACGGCCGATCACAACGTCCCCACCTGGGACCAGCACCTTCCCATTAAAGAAGAACTTTCCCGCTACCAGGTTGATATGCTCACCAAAAACTGTGCAGAGTTCGGCATCGAGCTTTATGGCTTAGGGCATCCATTCCAGGGTATTGTACACGTTATAGGGCCCGAATTAGGCATTACACGCCCCGGTGGCACTTATGTGTGCGGCGATAGCCATACTTCAACACACGGCGCCTTTGGTGCCATAGCGTTCGGTATAGGCACATCACAAGTAGAGCAGGTAATGGCTACACAATGTTTACTACAATCGCGCCCCAAAAGGATGAAGATTGAAGTAAATGGCAAATTGCAAAAAGGCGTTGGTGCAAAGGACATCATCCTTTACATCATATCGCAAATATCAGCCGCTGGTGGTACCGGGTACGCTGTAGAATATGCCGGCAATACCATCCGCTCGTTAAGCATGGAGGGCCGCATGACCATTTGTAACATGAGCATTGAAATGGGTGCGCGTTGCGGATTAATTGCACCTGATGAAACCACTATAAACTACGTAAAAGGCCGCGAGTTTGCCCCTAAAGGCGAAGAATGGGACAAAGCGGTAGCTTACTGGCAAACACTGTATTCTGATGAAGATGCAAGTTTCGACAGTGTTTTAAGCTTTAAAGCCGAAGATATTGAGCCGATGATAACCTACGGGACAAACCCCGGAATGGGCATTGGTGTTACACAGCATGTTCCAAAAACTGCGTCGTTTGAGCAAAAAGAGCAAGGATCGTACAAAAAAGCCCTTGATTATATGGGGCTACAGGATGACGAGCAATTGTTGGGCAAACCTATTGATTATGTATTCATTGGCAGCTGTACCAATAGCCGTATAGAAGACCTGCGCGAAGTTGCCCAATTTGTAAAAGGCAAGCATAAGGCCGATAATGTTACCGTTTGGGTAGTACCAGGCTCAAAACAAGTACAAGAACAAGCCATCCGCGAAGGTTTAGATAAGATATTTGACGCGGCGGGTTTCCCATTACGCGAACCGGGATGCAGCGCATGCCTGGGTATGAATGAAGATAAAATACCTGCCGGAAAATACTGCGTATCTACCTCAAACCGCAATTTTGAGGGACGCCAGGGGCCAAATAGCCGCACTTTTTTGGCAAGTCCGTTAACGGCAGCAGCTTCGGCTGTTACAGGTGTTGTTACCGATATAAGAACGTTTTTAGCCGAGGAGTAA
- the ilvC gene encoding ketol-acid reductoisomerase, whose translation MAKLNFGGSEENVVTREEFPLAKAQEVLKNEVVAVIGYGVQGPGQALNQKDNGINVIVGQRKNSKTWDKAVNDGFVPGETLFEIEEALEKGTIICYLLSDAAQIELWPTVKKHLTPGKALYFSHGFGITFKEQTGIIPPADVDVFLVAPKGSGTSLRRMFLQGRGLNSSYAIFQDATGKAKDRVVALGIAVGSGYLFETDFRKEVYSDLTGERGTLMGCIQGIFAAQYEVLRANGHSPSESFNETVEELTQSLMPLVAENGMDWMYANCSTTAQRGALDWWKKFRDATKPVFEDLYKSVATGVESQKSIDSNSKADYREKLDAELKELRDSELWQAGKTVRSLRPENQAIEA comes from the coding sequence ATGGCAAAATTAAATTTCGGCGGCAGTGAAGAAAATGTAGTAACCCGCGAGGAGTTCCCTTTAGCAAAAGCTCAGGAAGTGTTAAAAAACGAAGTTGTAGCTGTAATTGGCTATGGCGTTCAAGGCCCGGGCCAGGCGCTCAATCAAAAAGACAATGGCATTAACGTAATTGTTGGCCAGCGTAAAAACTCAAAAACATGGGATAAAGCTGTAAATGACGGTTTTGTACCCGGAGAGACCCTTTTTGAGATTGAAGAAGCCCTTGAAAAAGGAACTATCATCTGCTACCTGCTTAGCGATGCAGCCCAAATTGAACTTTGGCCAACTGTTAAAAAACACCTTACACCAGGCAAAGCATTATACTTTTCGCATGGTTTTGGTATCACCTTTAAAGAGCAAACCGGCATCATCCCTCCTGCTGATGTGGATGTATTCTTGGTTGCCCCTAAGGGTTCCGGTACCTCATTACGCCGTATGTTCCTGCAAGGCCGTGGCTTAAACTCAAGCTATGCTATCTTCCAGGATGCTACCGGTAAAGCTAAAGACAGAGTAGTTGCCTTAGGTATTGCCGTAGGCAGCGGTTACTTGTTCGAAACCGACTTCAGAAAAGAAGTTTATAGCGACCTAACCGGCGAGCGCGGTACGCTAATGGGCTGTATACAAGGCATTTTTGCCGCACAATACGAAGTTTTGCGTGCAAACGGCCACTCTCCATCAGAGTCGTTTAACGAAACTGTAGAAGAGTTAACCCAATCATTAATGCCTTTAGTTGCAGAAAACGGCATGGATTGGATGTACGCCAATTGCTCAACTACAGCACAACGCGGCGCTTTAGACTGGTGGAAAAAATTCCGTGATGCTACCAAACCTGTATTTGAAGACCTTTACAAAAGCGTTGCTACAGGCGTTGAATCACAAAAATCAATCGACTCTAACAGTAAAGCAGACTACCGCGAGAAATTAGATGCCGAATTAAAAGAACTACGCGATAGCGAATTATGGCAAGCTGGTAAAACAGTACGCAGCTTACGCCCTGAGAACCAGGCCATAGAAGCATAA
- the ilvN gene encoding acetolactate synthase small subunit, with protein sequence METQDNEKQEYNITVYTENQIGLLNRIAIIFTRRKINIDSLNTSPSEIESIHRFNIVITESEEVVRKLTRQIEKQVEVLKVYYHTNADVIWQELALYKVSTDVIAEKVSVERLLRENGARVVVLRKDYTVFETTGHREETDNLISILQPYGLIEFVRSARVAIIKDSDGFNSKLREFERLEPGEDVVENEYLNKGQKVFTM encoded by the coding sequence ATGGAAACTCAGGATAACGAAAAGCAGGAATACAACATAACGGTTTATACCGAAAACCAAATAGGTTTGCTAAACCGCATTGCCATTATATTTACCCGTCGTAAGATCAATATTGATAGCTTAAACACCTCCCCTTCGGAGATTGAGAGCATACACCGCTTCAACATTGTAATAACCGAGTCGGAAGAGGTGGTGCGCAAGCTAACCCGCCAGATAGAGAAACAGGTAGAGGTGCTAAAGGTATACTACCACACCAACGCCGATGTAATTTGGCAGGAACTGGCCCTTTACAAGGTATCTACCGATGTTATTGCCGAGAAGGTAAGCGTAGAGCGTTTGCTTCGCGAAAATGGCGCACGCGTGGTAGTTTTGCGTAAAGATTACACCGTTTTTGAAACAACCGGGCACCGCGAGGAAACCGACAACCTGATAAGCATTTTACAACCTTACGGATTGATAGAATTTGTACGCAGTGCAAGGGTTGCCATCATCAAAGACAGCGATGGGTTCAACTCTAAACTGCGCGAGTTTGAAAGACTGGAACCGGGCGAGGATGTGGTAGAAAATGAATATTTAAACAAGGGCCAAAAAGTGTTTACCATGTAA
- the ilvB gene encoding biosynthetic-type acetolactate synthase large subunit, whose product MEIAQQEVLVPAAKAQAVKLSGSEALLEALIVEGVDTIFGYPGGAIMPIYDALYDYNDKLNHILVRHEQGGIHAGQGYARTSGKVGVVFATSGPGATNLVTGLADAQIDSTPLVCITGQVFAHLLGTDAFQETDVINITTPVTKWNYQVTDATEIPEVLAKAFYIAKSGRPGPVLIDITKNAQIQKFDFEGYVKCNHIRSYRPKPIVRPQYIQQAAELINQAKKPFIIWGQGVILGSAEQEFKAFVEKSGIPAAWTVLGAGAIPTDHPLNVGMLGMHGNYGPNVLTNECDVLIAIGMRFDDRVTGRLDKYAKQAKVVHLDIDPAEIDKNVKSTVPVWGDCKETLPLLTALVEEKQHTEWLAKFNDYTRQEVEQVIEKELNPTTDEMTMGEVIKQLNEITKGEAVIVTDVGQHQMVACRYAQFNNTRSNVTSGGLGTMGFALPAAIGAKFGAQHRTVVAIIGDGGFQMTCQELGTIMQSGVDVKIIILNNRFLGMVRQWQELFNERRYSFVDIQSPDFVALAAAYRIPGKVIDDRKDLPSALNQMLTNKGSFLLEVMVTKENNVFPMVPQGCSVSEIRLK is encoded by the coding sequence ATGGAAATTGCACAACAGGAAGTATTAGTACCGGCTGCCAAAGCGCAAGCGGTAAAGTTATCAGGATCCGAAGCATTGTTAGAGGCACTGATAGTAGAGGGGGTGGATACCATTTTTGGTTATCCGGGCGGTGCTATTATGCCTATTTACGATGCCTTGTATGATTATAACGACAAGCTGAACCATATACTGGTACGCCACGAGCAAGGCGGCATACATGCCGGCCAGGGCTATGCGCGCACGTCTGGCAAAGTGGGTGTGGTATTTGCTACCAGCGGCCCCGGTGCTACCAATTTGGTTACCGGCCTGGCCGATGCGCAGATAGATAGCACTCCATTGGTTTGCATTACGGGCCAGGTGTTTGCACACTTGCTGGGTACCGATGCCTTCCAGGAAACAGATGTAATTAACATAACCACCCCGGTTACCAAATGGAACTACCAGGTAACCGATGCTACCGAAATACCCGAGGTGTTAGCCAAGGCCTTTTATATTGCCAAAAGCGGCCGACCAGGGCCTGTTTTAATTGATATCACCAAAAACGCGCAGATACAAAAATTTGATTTTGAAGGCTATGTAAAATGTAACCACATACGCAGTTACAGGCCAAAACCTATTGTTCGCCCGCAATACATACAGCAAGCCGCCGAACTGATAAACCAGGCTAAAAAACCGTTTATTATTTGGGGCCAGGGTGTAATATTAGGCAGCGCCGAGCAGGAGTTTAAAGCCTTTGTCGAAAAAAGCGGCATCCCTGCAGCATGGACCGTTTTAGGTGCAGGTGCTATCCCAACAGATCATCCATTAAACGTGGGGATGCTGGGCATGCACGGCAACTACGGGCCAAACGTGTTAACCAACGAGTGCGATGTGCTAATTGCCATAGGCATGCGTTTTGACGACCGCGTAACCGGCCGTTTAGATAAATACGCTAAACAGGCAAAGGTGGTACATTTAGATATCGACCCTGCCGAAATAGACAAGAATGTTAAAAGTACCGTACCCGTTTGGGGCGATTGCAAAGAAACCCTGCCGCTCCTTACCGCTTTGGTTGAAGAGAAACAACATACCGAGTGGTTAGCAAAGTTCAACGATTATACCCGCCAGGAGGTTGAACAGGTTATTGAAAAAGAACTTAACCCCACCACGGACGAGATGACCATGGGCGAGGTAATTAAACAACTGAACGAAATTACCAAAGGCGAAGCTGTTATAGTAACTGATGTGGGCCAACACCAGATGGTAGCCTGCCGCTACGCGCAGTTTAACAACACCCGCAGCAACGTTACCAGCGGTGGCTTAGGTACCATGGGCTTTGCCCTGCCGGCCGCCATAGGCGCCAAATTTGGGGCACAGCACCGCACTGTAGTAGCCATTATTGGCGATGGCGGTTTCCAGATGACCTGCCAGGAGTTAGGTACCATTATGCAAAGCGGTGTTGATGTAAAGATCATCATCTTAAACAACCGTTTTTTGGGTATGGTGCGCCAGTGGCAAGAGCTGTTTAACGAGCGCAGGTACTCCTTCGTAGATATACAGAGCCCCGATTTTGTGGCGCTGGCAGCAGCTTACCGCATACCCGGCAAAGTAATAGACGACCGCAAAGACCTGCCATCGGCACTTAATCAAATGCTGACCAATAAGGGCTCGTTCCTTTTAGAAGTGATGGTAACCAAAGAGAACAATGTGTTCCCGATGGTACCGCAAGGTTGCAGTGTAAGCGAGATAAGGTTAAAGTAA
- the ilvD gene encoding dihydroxy-acid dehydratase, which yields MELNKYSKTLTQDPTQPAAQAMLYGIGLTDDDMKKAQVGVASMGYDGNTCNMHLNDLAKLVKQGIWDEDLVGLIFHTIGVSDGMSMGTDGMRYSLVSRDVIADSIEAVCGAQYYDGLITLPGCDKNMPGSVIAMGRLNRPSIMVYGGTIKPGHYKGEDLNIVSAFEALGQKIAGNITPEDFMGVVKNACPSAGACGGIYTANTMASAIEALGMSLPYSSSNPALSDEKKAECLAAGKAIRILLEKDIKPSDIMTRAAFENAIVTIMVLGGSTNAVLHLIAMAKSVGVKVTQDDFQAVSNRIPVLADMKPSGKYMMEDLHKVGGVPAVMKYLLKMGWIDGSCLTVTGKTIAENLADVPEINFDTQKIIMPAENPIKATGHLQILYGNLAEGGSVAKISGKEGERFEGPARVFDGEFELINGITSGHVRAGDVVVIRNIGPKGAPGMPEMLKPTGAIFGAGLGASVALITDGRFSGGTHGFVVGHITPEAYDGGLIGLVKDNDIIEISAITNTMVLKVSDEEIAARRSKWVKPELKAKKGLLYKYAKTVSTAAEGCVTDEMA from the coding sequence GTGGAATTGAATAAATACAGCAAAACACTTACCCAGGACCCTACCCAACCCGCCGCGCAGGCAATGCTTTATGGCATTGGTTTAACCGACGATGACATGAAAAAAGCGCAGGTAGGCGTAGCAAGTATGGGTTATGATGGCAATACCTGTAACATGCACCTTAACGATTTAGCCAAGCTGGTTAAACAAGGAATATGGGACGAGGACCTGGTGGGCCTTATCTTTCATACCATTGGCGTAAGCGATGGCATGAGCATGGGTACCGATGGCATGCGTTATTCGTTAGTTAGCCGCGATGTTATTGCCGACTCGATTGAGGCGGTTTGCGGCGCACAGTACTACGATGGTTTAATCACCCTGCCGGGTTGCGATAAAAACATGCCGGGCTCGGTTATAGCCATGGGCAGGTTAAACCGCCCATCAATAATGGTGTATGGCGGTACTATTAAGCCGGGGCATTACAAAGGCGAAGACCTGAACATAGTATCGGCTTTTGAAGCCCTGGGCCAAAAAATAGCAGGCAACATTACCCCCGAAGATTTTATGGGTGTTGTAAAAAATGCCTGCCCAAGCGCAGGTGCCTGCGGTGGTATATATACCGCTAACACAATGGCTTCAGCTATCGAGGCTTTAGGCATGAGCTTGCCCTACTCATCATCAAACCCGGCATTAAGCGACGAAAAGAAGGCGGAGTGCCTGGCTGCGGGTAAGGCCATCAGAATATTGTTAGAAAAAGACATTAAACCGTCGGACATTATGACCCGCGCGGCTTTTGAAAACGCTATAGTTACCATAATGGTGTTGGGCGGAAGTACCAACGCGGTGCTGCACCTTATAGCCATGGCTAAAAGCGTGGGTGTAAAAGTAACCCAGGACGATTTTCAGGCGGTGAGTAACCGCATACCTGTTTTGGCCGATATGAAGCCAAGCGGCAAATACATGATGGAAGACTTGCACAAGGTAGGCGGTGTACCGGCTGTAATGAAATACCTGTTAAAAATGGGTTGGATAGATGGCAGTTGCCTAACGGTTACCGGTAAAACCATTGCCGAGAATTTAGCGGATGTGCCCGAGATAAACTTTGACACGCAAAAAATAATTATGCCGGCCGAAAACCCTATTAAGGCAACCGGCCACTTACAAATATTATATGGCAACTTAGCCGAAGGCGGCAGCGTTGCCAAAATTAGCGGTAAAGAGGGCGAGCGCTTTGAAGGCCCTGCCCGCGTTTTTGATGGTGAGTTTGAATTAATAAACGGCATTACCAGCGGCCATGTGCGTGCCGGCGATGTTGTAGTGATACGTAATATTGGGCCTAAAGGCGCGCCGGGCATGCCCGAAATGCTTAAACCCACAGGTGCCATCTTCGGTGCCGGCTTAGGTGCTTCGGTAGCGTTAATTACCGATGGCCGCTTTAGCGGTGGTACACACGGCTTTGTAGTGGGCCACATTACGCCCGAAGCGTACGATGGCGGCTTGATAGGGCTGGTAAAGGATAATGATATTATAGAGATAAGCGCTATTACCAATACCATGGTGCTAAAGGTATCTGACGAAGAAATTGCGGCCCGTCGTTCAAAATGGGTAAAACCCGAATTAAAGGCTAAAAAAGGGCTGCTATACAAATACGCCAAAACCGTGAGTACAGCTGCCGAAGGTTGCGTAACAGACGAAATGGCTTAA